The following are encoded together in the Pseudomonas xantholysinigenes genome:
- a CDS encoding universal stress protein translates to MQAVRSILVVLDPEHAHSRALTRAKLIAGVTGARLHLLMCDKKQDHDALLSLLSSQLHDDGYDNVTHEQHWKDNLHKSIIHVQQAEGCELVIKEHRPDNPLRKALLTPSDWKLLRECPCAVLMVKSERPWTGGKILAAVDVGNQDEAHRLLHASIIDHGYDIASLAKGELHVISAHPSPMLSAADPVYQLTQTIEQRYREACNAFQAEFDITDDRLHIAEGPADVLIPYTEKKLDAAVTIVGTVARTGISGALIGNTAEVVLDSLESDVLVLKSEEAKAHLAELARG, encoded by the coding sequence ATGCAAGCCGTACGCAGCATTCTTGTCGTGCTCGATCCCGAGCACGCCCACAGCCGTGCCCTGACCCGGGCCAAGCTGATTGCCGGGGTGACCGGCGCGCGCCTGCACTTGCTGATGTGCGACAAGAAGCAGGACCATGATGCGCTGCTCAGCTTGCTCAGCAGCCAGTTGCACGATGACGGCTACGACAATGTCACCCACGAACAGCACTGGAAGGACAATCTGCACAAGTCGATCATCCATGTGCAGCAGGCCGAAGGCTGCGAGCTGGTGATCAAGGAGCATCGACCAGACAATCCGCTGCGCAAGGCATTGCTCACCCCCAGCGACTGGAAGCTGCTGCGCGAGTGCCCGTGCGCGGTGCTGATGGTCAAGAGCGAGCGGCCCTGGACTGGAGGCAAGATCCTGGCCGCCGTGGATGTCGGCAACCAGGACGAAGCCCATCGCCTGTTGCATGCCAGTATCATCGACCATGGCTATGACATTGCCAGCCTGGCCAAGGGCGAACTGCATGTGATCAGTGCCCACCCCTCGCCTATGCTGTCGGCCGCGGACCCGGTCTACCAGCTCACGCAGACCATTGAGCAACGCTATCGGGAAGCCTGCAACGCGTTCCAGGCGGAGTTCGATATCACCGATGACCGCCTGCATATCGCCGAAGGGCCGGCGGATGTGTTGATTCCCTATACCGAGAAGAAACTCGATGCCGCGGTGACCATTGTCGGTACCGTGGCACGGACCGGGATCTCCGGGGCGCTGATCGGCAATACCGCAGAGGTGGTGCTGGACTCGCTGGAAAGCGATGTGCTGGTGCTCAAGAGCGAAGAGGCAAAGGCGCATCTGGCCGAGTTGGCGCGGGGCTGA